The Vicia villosa cultivar HV-30 ecotype Madison, WI linkage group LG1, Vvil1.0, whole genome shotgun sequence genome includes a region encoding these proteins:
- the LOC131661900 gene encoding RNA pseudouridine synthase 2, chloroplastic-like produces the protein MILEQVSFNVRAGDEIKCTIAELQQLRAVPENILLDIVFENEHLLVINKPTHMVVHPTPGNMSRTLVSGILHYCNLPNVEYFKDEALSDPKDFDDELNGFSSKATSCEGLDSRLSLPSIRPGIVHRLDKGTSGLLVVAKDEHSHKKLSKQFKLRTIKRVYVSLTVGVPTPVAGLVEVPIGRDPNNRLRMTAVAGAVNSIKARHAASR, from the exons ATGATACTTGAACAGGTTTCTTTCAATGTCAGAGCTGGGGATGAGATCAAATGCACAATTGCGGAGTTGCAGCAGTTGAGAGCTGTGCCGGAAAACATACTTTTGGATATAGTTTTTGAAAATGAGCATTTGCTAGTCATAAATAAACCTACTCACATG GTTGTGCATCCAACACCTGGAAATATGTCTAGGACACTTGTCAGTGGCATCCTTCACTACTGCAACCTGCCAAATGTTGAATATTTTAAAGATGAAGCTCTTTCAGATCCAAAAGATTTTGATGATGAACTTAATGGCTTCTCATCTAAGGCAACTTCTTGTGAAGGGTTAGATTCTAGATTGTCTTTGCCTTCAATTCGCCCAGGGATTGTACATAGATTAGACAAAGGCACGAGTGGGTTGCTAGTTGTGGCCAAG GATGAACATTCTCATAAGAAATTGTCTAAACAATTCAAGCTACGCACTATTAAGAGGGTCTATGTTAGTCTCACTGTTGGGGTACCTACTCCAGTTGCTGGGCTTGTTGAGGTTCCAATTGGTCGGGATCCTAATAACCGGCTTCGGATGACCGCTGTTGCTGGAGCAGTTAATTCTATAAAGGCTCGTCATGCTGCTAGTAGGTGA